The following proteins are co-located in the Doryrhamphus excisus isolate RoL2022-K1 chromosome 3, RoL_Dexc_1.0, whole genome shotgun sequence genome:
- the pcdh7b gene encoding protocadherin-7b isoform X4, protein MRTTGAVDYLYYCMLILQFVHQPAAKQVLRYRLAEEGPPDVRVGNVAADLGIVAGSGEVTFTLESGSDFFKIDNITGELTTNERRIDREKLQQCQMIFDENECFIDFEVSVIGPAQSWVDLFEGKVIILDINDNTPSFPSPVLTLSVEENRPIGTLYLLPTATDRDFGRNGIERYELIQDNGENSRRSSGDSYSGKRRFEEGASRSSVFELQVADTTDGEKQPQLIIKGALDREQRDSYELTLRVRDGGDPPRSSQAILRVMITDVNDNSPRFEKSVYEADLLENSSPGTPILQLKAADADVGVNGQIEYVFGAATESVRRLLRLDESTGWLSVLHRIDREEVSQLRFTVMARDRGQPPKMDKATVVLNIKDENDNVPAIEIRKIGRIFLKDGVANVAEDVVVDTPIALVQVSDRDQGENGIVTCTVVGDVPFQLKPASEMEGEQNKKKYFLHTSAPLDYEAMQEYNVVIVAVDSGSPSLASNNSLMVKVGDTNDNAPIFNLNVVEVSFPENNAPGERVTTVAAIDADSAKNAELSYSLDSSVNGIFSIDADSGDIRVNTILDREQTERYEFKVIAKDKGINTLQGSATVVVLVADKNDNEPKFMQDVFTFYVKENLEPNSPVGMVTVIDVDKGQNAQMSLFIEEEEDIFSIENDTGTIFSTLSFDREQKTTYTFRVKAVDGGDPPRSATATVSLFVMDDNDNAPTVTFPINSSYTLLPPSSNIRTVVRTVIATDTDTGINADLNYSIIGGNPFKLFEIDGGTGVISLVGKLEQKHYGLHRLVVQVNDSGQPSQSTTTLVHVYVNETLSNSTVVEAQVTKSLSTSLNTNIAGDPNYDLSKQRLSIVIGVVSGIMTVILIILVVVMARYCRPKNKNGYEAGKKDHEDFFTPQQHDKSKKPKKDKKKPKSKQPLYSSIVTVEASKPNGQRYDGVNEKLSDSPGMGRYRSVNGGPGSPDLARHYKSSSPLPTVQLHPQSPTAGKKHQAVQDLPPANTFVGTGDNISLGSDHCSDYSSQTINKYNKQPFRRVTFSVVSQPQDPHQQGSLQSCYDSGLDESETPSSKSSSGPRLGALPLPEDSYERTTPDGSVGEAEHMENGEKEH, encoded by the coding sequence ATGAGGACTACTGGTGCAGTGGACTATTTGTACTATTGCATGCTCATTCTACAGTTCGTGCATCAGCCCGCTGCCAAGCAAGTGCTCCGGTACCGTTTAGCAGAGGAGGGACCCCCGGACGTGAGGGTGGGCAACGTGGCCGCAGACCTGGGCATAGTTGCCGGGTCCGGTGAGGTGACTTTCACGCTTGAATCAGGCTCTGATTTTTTCAAAATAGACAACATCACAGGTGAGCTCACCACCAACGAGAGACGGATAGATCGTGAAAAACTCCAACAGTGCCAAATGATATTTGATGAGAATGAGTGCTTTATAGATTTTGAGGTATCGGTGATCGGTCCGGCCCAGAGCTGGGTTGATCTCTTTGAGGGAAAAGTCATCATTCTAGATATTAATGATAACACTCCATCTTTCCCTTCACCTGTCCTGACTCTGTCTGTGGAGGAAAACAGACCCATTGGAACCCTTTATTTGCTGCCCACAGCCACAGACAGAGATTTTGGCAGGAATGGAATAGAGAGGTATgagctcattcaggacaacgGGGAGAACTCAAGGCGCTCCTCCGGGGATTCTTACTCTGGGAAGAGGAGATTTGAGGAGGGCGCAAGTAGGAGTAGTGTCTTTGAGCTGCAAGTTGCAGACACCACTGATGGCGAGAAGCAGCCCCAGCTCATCATCAAGGGGGCGCTTGATCGGGAACAGAGAGACTCCTATGAGCTCACATTGCGTGTGAGGGATGGAGGTGATCCTCCCCGGTCCTCGCAGGCCATCCTGCGGGTGATGATCACTGATGTGAATGACAACAGCCCCCGGTTTGAGAAGAGCGTGTATGAGGCTGACCTACTGGAGAACAGCTCCCCCGGCACCCCCATCTTGCAGCTCAAGGCAGCCGACGCAGACGTGGGGGTGAATGGTCAAATAGAGTACGTGTTCGGGGCAGCCACAGAGTCCGTGAGGaggctgctgaggttggatgaGAGCACGGGGTGGCTCAGTGTATTGCACCGCATCGACCGTGAAGAAGTGAGCCAACTGAGGTTCACAGTAATGGCCCGTGACCGAGGCCAACCTCCAAAAATGGACAAGGCAACAGTGGTGCTCAACATCAAGGACGAAAATGACAATGTCCCCGCCATCGAGATACGTAAAATTGGACGTATTTTCCTGAAAGATGGTGTTGCCAATGTGGCTGAGGATGTAGTGGTGGACACGCCCATCGCACTCGTTCAGGTATCAGATCGTGACCAAGGTGAGAACGGCATTGTGACCTGCACAGTGGTGGGCGATGTGCCCTTCCAACTTAAGCCAGCCAGCGAGATGGAGGGCGAGCAGAACAAAAAGAAATACTTCCTCCATACATCAGCGCCATTGGACTATGAGGCCATGCAGGAATACAACGTGGTCATCGTGGCTGTGGACTCAGGAAGCCCTAGTCTGGCCAGTAATAACTCTCTGATGGTCAAAGTGGGCGACACAAATGACAACGCTCCCATCTTTAACCTCAATGTAGTCGAGGTGTCATTCCCAGAGAACAACGCTCCTGGCGAGAGGGTGACAACAGTGGCAGCCATTGATGCAGACAGTGCGAAGAACGCTGAACTATCCTATTCCCTCGACTCCTCTGTAAATGGGATTTTCTCTATTGATGCAGACAGTGGAGACATCCGAGTAAACACCATCTTGGATCGAGAGCAAACTGAGCGCTACGAATTTAAAGTGATAGCCAAAGATAAGGGCATAAACACCCTACAGGGTTCCGCAACAGTGGTCGTCCTTGTGGcagacaaaaatgacaatgaaccAAAGTTCATGCAAGATGTATTTACCTTCTATGTCAAAGAGAACCTCGAGCCAAACAGCCCAGTAGGCATGGTTACAGTCATTGATGTAGATAAAGGCCAAAATGCACAAATGAGTCTTTTtattgaggaggaggaagacatcttttccattgaaaatgacACTGGGACTATTTTCTCAACACTTTCCTTTGATAGGGAGCAGAAAACCACATACACATTCCGTGTGAAAGCAGTGGATGGAGGCGACCCGCCCAGGTCAGCCACTGCCACTGTGTCACTGTTTGTTATGGATGATAATGACAACGCACCGACTGTCACCTTCCCAATAAACAGCTCCTACACTCTTCTCCCACCCTCCAGCAACATCAGAACAGTAGTGAGGACAGTTATAGCCACCGACACAGACACTGGCATCAACGCAGACCTCAACTACAGCATTATTGGCGGGAACCCCTTCAAGCTGTTTGAGATTGATGGGGGCACTGGTGTCATTTCACTGGTGGGGAAGCTGGAGCAGAAGCACTATGGACTGCACCGGCTAGTGGTCCAGGTGAATGACAGTGGGCAACCTTCCCAGAGCACCACAACGCTTGTTCATGTCTATGTTAATGAGACTCTTTCCAATTCCACTGTGGTGGAGGCGCAGGTGACAAAGAGCCTGAGCACGTCTCTCAATACAAACATCGCCGGTGACCCCAATTACGACCTCAGCAAACAACGTCTGAGCATTGTCATTGGAGTCGTCTCAGGAATTATGACAGTCATTCTCATCATTCTGGTGGTTGTCATGGCCCGCTACTGCCGGCCCAAGAACAAGAATGGCTATGAGGCTGGCAAGAAGGACCACGAAGATTTCTTCACGCCGCAGCAGCACGACAAGTCCAAGAAGCCCAAGAAGGACAAGAAGAAACCGAAATCCAAACAGCCGCTCTACAGCAGCATCGTCACAGTAGAGGCCTCTAAACCCAATGGCCAGCGGTATGATGGCGTGAACGAGAAGCTGTCGGACAGCCCCGGCATGGGCCGCTACCGCTCGGTCAATGGAGGGCCTGGCAGCCCTGATCTGGCCCGACACTACAAGTCCAGCTCGCCGCTCCCCACCGTCCAGCTTCACCCGCAGTCTCCAACGGCTGGCAAAAAGCACCAGGCGGTTCAGGACCTTCCCCCGGCCAATACATTTGTTGGCACCGGAGATAACATTTCGCTGGGATCGGACCACTGCTCCGACTACAGCAGTCAGACCATCAACAAGTACAACAAACAG
- the pcdh7b gene encoding protocadherin-7b isoform X6 — protein MRTTGAVDYLYYCMLILQFVHQPAAKQVLRYRLAEEGPPDVRVGNVAADLGIVAGSGEVTFTLESGSDFFKIDNITGELTTNERRIDREKLQQCQMIFDENECFIDFEVSVIGPAQSWVDLFEGKVIILDINDNTPSFPSPVLTLSVEENRPIGTLYLLPTATDRDFGRNGIERYELIQDNGENSRRSSGDSYSGKRRFEEGASRSSVFELQVADTTDGEKQPQLIIKGALDREQRDSYELTLRVRDGGDPPRSSQAILRVMITDVNDNSPRFEKSVYEADLLENSSPGTPILQLKAADADVGVNGQIEYVFGAATESVRRLLRLDESTGWLSVLHRIDREEVSQLRFTVMARDRGQPPKMDKATVVLNIKDENDNVPAIEIRKIGRIFLKDGVANVAEDVVVDTPIALVQVSDRDQGENGIVTCTVVGDVPFQLKPASEMEGEQNKKKYFLHTSAPLDYEAMQEYNVVIVAVDSGSPSLASNNSLMVKVGDTNDNAPIFNLNVVEVSFPENNAPGERVTTVAAIDADSAKNAELSYSLDSSVNGIFSIDADSGDIRVNTILDREQTERYEFKVIAKDKGINTLQGSATVVVLVADKNDNEPKFMQDVFTFYVKENLEPNSPVGMVTVIDVDKGQNAQMSLFIEEEEDIFSIENDTGTIFSTLSFDREQKTTYTFRVKAVDGGDPPRSATATVSLFVMDDNDNAPTVTFPINSSYTLLPPSSNIRTVVRTVIATDTDTGINADLNYSIIGGNPFKLFEIDGGTGVISLVGKLEQKHYGLHRLVVQVNDSGQPSQSTTTLVHVYVNETLSNSTVVEAQVTKSLSTSLNTNIAGDPNYDLSKQRLSIVIGVVSGIMTVILIILVVVMARYCRPKNKNGYEAGKKDHEDFFTPQQHDKSKKPKKDKKKPKSKQPLYSSIVTVEASKPNGQRYDGVNEKLSDSPGMGRYRSVNGGPGSPDLARHYKSSSPLPTVQLHPQSPTAGKKHQAVQDLPPANTFVGTGDNISLGSDHCSDYSSQTINKYNKQTHGRCLT, from the coding sequence ATGAGGACTACTGGTGCAGTGGACTATTTGTACTATTGCATGCTCATTCTACAGTTCGTGCATCAGCCCGCTGCCAAGCAAGTGCTCCGGTACCGTTTAGCAGAGGAGGGACCCCCGGACGTGAGGGTGGGCAACGTGGCCGCAGACCTGGGCATAGTTGCCGGGTCCGGTGAGGTGACTTTCACGCTTGAATCAGGCTCTGATTTTTTCAAAATAGACAACATCACAGGTGAGCTCACCACCAACGAGAGACGGATAGATCGTGAAAAACTCCAACAGTGCCAAATGATATTTGATGAGAATGAGTGCTTTATAGATTTTGAGGTATCGGTGATCGGTCCGGCCCAGAGCTGGGTTGATCTCTTTGAGGGAAAAGTCATCATTCTAGATATTAATGATAACACTCCATCTTTCCCTTCACCTGTCCTGACTCTGTCTGTGGAGGAAAACAGACCCATTGGAACCCTTTATTTGCTGCCCACAGCCACAGACAGAGATTTTGGCAGGAATGGAATAGAGAGGTATgagctcattcaggacaacgGGGAGAACTCAAGGCGCTCCTCCGGGGATTCTTACTCTGGGAAGAGGAGATTTGAGGAGGGCGCAAGTAGGAGTAGTGTCTTTGAGCTGCAAGTTGCAGACACCACTGATGGCGAGAAGCAGCCCCAGCTCATCATCAAGGGGGCGCTTGATCGGGAACAGAGAGACTCCTATGAGCTCACATTGCGTGTGAGGGATGGAGGTGATCCTCCCCGGTCCTCGCAGGCCATCCTGCGGGTGATGATCACTGATGTGAATGACAACAGCCCCCGGTTTGAGAAGAGCGTGTATGAGGCTGACCTACTGGAGAACAGCTCCCCCGGCACCCCCATCTTGCAGCTCAAGGCAGCCGACGCAGACGTGGGGGTGAATGGTCAAATAGAGTACGTGTTCGGGGCAGCCACAGAGTCCGTGAGGaggctgctgaggttggatgaGAGCACGGGGTGGCTCAGTGTATTGCACCGCATCGACCGTGAAGAAGTGAGCCAACTGAGGTTCACAGTAATGGCCCGTGACCGAGGCCAACCTCCAAAAATGGACAAGGCAACAGTGGTGCTCAACATCAAGGACGAAAATGACAATGTCCCCGCCATCGAGATACGTAAAATTGGACGTATTTTCCTGAAAGATGGTGTTGCCAATGTGGCTGAGGATGTAGTGGTGGACACGCCCATCGCACTCGTTCAGGTATCAGATCGTGACCAAGGTGAGAACGGCATTGTGACCTGCACAGTGGTGGGCGATGTGCCCTTCCAACTTAAGCCAGCCAGCGAGATGGAGGGCGAGCAGAACAAAAAGAAATACTTCCTCCATACATCAGCGCCATTGGACTATGAGGCCATGCAGGAATACAACGTGGTCATCGTGGCTGTGGACTCAGGAAGCCCTAGTCTGGCCAGTAATAACTCTCTGATGGTCAAAGTGGGCGACACAAATGACAACGCTCCCATCTTTAACCTCAATGTAGTCGAGGTGTCATTCCCAGAGAACAACGCTCCTGGCGAGAGGGTGACAACAGTGGCAGCCATTGATGCAGACAGTGCGAAGAACGCTGAACTATCCTATTCCCTCGACTCCTCTGTAAATGGGATTTTCTCTATTGATGCAGACAGTGGAGACATCCGAGTAAACACCATCTTGGATCGAGAGCAAACTGAGCGCTACGAATTTAAAGTGATAGCCAAAGATAAGGGCATAAACACCCTACAGGGTTCCGCAACAGTGGTCGTCCTTGTGGcagacaaaaatgacaatgaaccAAAGTTCATGCAAGATGTATTTACCTTCTATGTCAAAGAGAACCTCGAGCCAAACAGCCCAGTAGGCATGGTTACAGTCATTGATGTAGATAAAGGCCAAAATGCACAAATGAGTCTTTTtattgaggaggaggaagacatcttttccattgaaaatgacACTGGGACTATTTTCTCAACACTTTCCTTTGATAGGGAGCAGAAAACCACATACACATTCCGTGTGAAAGCAGTGGATGGAGGCGACCCGCCCAGGTCAGCCACTGCCACTGTGTCACTGTTTGTTATGGATGATAATGACAACGCACCGACTGTCACCTTCCCAATAAACAGCTCCTACACTCTTCTCCCACCCTCCAGCAACATCAGAACAGTAGTGAGGACAGTTATAGCCACCGACACAGACACTGGCATCAACGCAGACCTCAACTACAGCATTATTGGCGGGAACCCCTTCAAGCTGTTTGAGATTGATGGGGGCACTGGTGTCATTTCACTGGTGGGGAAGCTGGAGCAGAAGCACTATGGACTGCACCGGCTAGTGGTCCAGGTGAATGACAGTGGGCAACCTTCCCAGAGCACCACAACGCTTGTTCATGTCTATGTTAATGAGACTCTTTCCAATTCCACTGTGGTGGAGGCGCAGGTGACAAAGAGCCTGAGCACGTCTCTCAATACAAACATCGCCGGTGACCCCAATTACGACCTCAGCAAACAACGTCTGAGCATTGTCATTGGAGTCGTCTCAGGAATTATGACAGTCATTCTCATCATTCTGGTGGTTGTCATGGCCCGCTACTGCCGGCCCAAGAACAAGAATGGCTATGAGGCTGGCAAGAAGGACCACGAAGATTTCTTCACGCCGCAGCAGCACGACAAGTCCAAGAAGCCCAAGAAGGACAAGAAGAAACCGAAATCCAAACAGCCGCTCTACAGCAGCATCGTCACAGTAGAGGCCTCTAAACCCAATGGCCAGCGGTATGATGGCGTGAACGAGAAGCTGTCGGACAGCCCCGGCATGGGCCGCTACCGCTCGGTCAATGGAGGGCCTGGCAGCCCTGATCTGGCCCGACACTACAAGTCCAGCTCGCCGCTCCCCACCGTCCAGCTTCACCCGCAGTCTCCAACGGCTGGCAAAAAGCACCAGGCGGTTCAGGACCTTCCCCCGGCCAATACATTTGTTGGCACCGGAGATAACATTTCGCTGGGATCGGACCACTGCTCCGACTACAGCAGTCAGACCATCAACAAGTACAACAAACAG
- the pcdh7b gene encoding protocadherin-7b isoform X5, with protein sequence MRTTGAVDYLYYCMLILQFVHQPAAKQVLRYRLAEEGPPDVRVGNVAADLGIVAGSGEVTFTLESGSDFFKIDNITGELTTNERRIDREKLQQCQMIFDENECFIDFEVSVIGPAQSWVDLFEGKVIILDINDNTPSFPSPVLTLSVEENRPIGTLYLLPTATDRDFGRNGIERYELIQDNGENSRRSSGDSYSGKRRFEEGASRSSVFELQVADTTDGEKQPQLIIKGALDREQRDSYELTLRVRDGGDPPRSSQAILRVMITDVNDNSPRFEKSVYEADLLENSSPGTPILQLKAADADVGVNGQIEYVFGAATESVRRLLRLDESTGWLSVLHRIDREEVSQLRFTVMARDRGQPPKMDKATVVLNIKDENDNVPAIEIRKIGRIFLKDGVANVAEDVVVDTPIALVQVSDRDQGENGIVTCTVVGDVPFQLKPASEMEGEQNKKKYFLHTSAPLDYEAMQEYNVVIVAVDSGSPSLASNNSLMVKVGDTNDNAPIFNLNVVEVSFPENNAPGERVTTVAAIDADSAKNAELSYSLDSSVNGIFSIDADSGDIRVNTILDREQTERYEFKVIAKDKGINTLQGSATVVVLVADKNDNEPKFMQDVFTFYVKENLEPNSPVGMVTVIDVDKGQNAQMSLFIEEEEDIFSIENDTGTIFSTLSFDREQKTTYTFRVKAVDGGDPPRSATATVSLFVMDDNDNAPTVTFPINSSYTLLPPSSNIRTVVRTVIATDTDTGINADLNYSIIGGNPFKLFEIDGGTGVISLVGKLEQKHYGLHRLVVQVNDSGQPSQSTTTLVHVYVNETLSNSTVVEAQVTKSLSTSLNTNIAGDPNYDLSKQRLSIVIGVVSGIMTVILIILVVVMARYCRPKNKNGYEAGKKDHEDFFTPQQHDKSKKPKKDKKKPKSKQPLYSSIVTVEASKPNGQRYDGVNEKLSDSPGMGRYRSVNGGPGSPDLARHYKSSSPLPTVQLHPQSPTAGKKHQAVQDLPPANTFVGTGDNISLGSDHCSDYSSQTINKYNKQPFRRVTFSVVSQPQDPHQQGSLQSCYDSGLDESETPSSKSSSGPRLGALPLPEDSYERTTPDGSVGEKEH encoded by the coding sequence ATGAGGACTACTGGTGCAGTGGACTATTTGTACTATTGCATGCTCATTCTACAGTTCGTGCATCAGCCCGCTGCCAAGCAAGTGCTCCGGTACCGTTTAGCAGAGGAGGGACCCCCGGACGTGAGGGTGGGCAACGTGGCCGCAGACCTGGGCATAGTTGCCGGGTCCGGTGAGGTGACTTTCACGCTTGAATCAGGCTCTGATTTTTTCAAAATAGACAACATCACAGGTGAGCTCACCACCAACGAGAGACGGATAGATCGTGAAAAACTCCAACAGTGCCAAATGATATTTGATGAGAATGAGTGCTTTATAGATTTTGAGGTATCGGTGATCGGTCCGGCCCAGAGCTGGGTTGATCTCTTTGAGGGAAAAGTCATCATTCTAGATATTAATGATAACACTCCATCTTTCCCTTCACCTGTCCTGACTCTGTCTGTGGAGGAAAACAGACCCATTGGAACCCTTTATTTGCTGCCCACAGCCACAGACAGAGATTTTGGCAGGAATGGAATAGAGAGGTATgagctcattcaggacaacgGGGAGAACTCAAGGCGCTCCTCCGGGGATTCTTACTCTGGGAAGAGGAGATTTGAGGAGGGCGCAAGTAGGAGTAGTGTCTTTGAGCTGCAAGTTGCAGACACCACTGATGGCGAGAAGCAGCCCCAGCTCATCATCAAGGGGGCGCTTGATCGGGAACAGAGAGACTCCTATGAGCTCACATTGCGTGTGAGGGATGGAGGTGATCCTCCCCGGTCCTCGCAGGCCATCCTGCGGGTGATGATCACTGATGTGAATGACAACAGCCCCCGGTTTGAGAAGAGCGTGTATGAGGCTGACCTACTGGAGAACAGCTCCCCCGGCACCCCCATCTTGCAGCTCAAGGCAGCCGACGCAGACGTGGGGGTGAATGGTCAAATAGAGTACGTGTTCGGGGCAGCCACAGAGTCCGTGAGGaggctgctgaggttggatgaGAGCACGGGGTGGCTCAGTGTATTGCACCGCATCGACCGTGAAGAAGTGAGCCAACTGAGGTTCACAGTAATGGCCCGTGACCGAGGCCAACCTCCAAAAATGGACAAGGCAACAGTGGTGCTCAACATCAAGGACGAAAATGACAATGTCCCCGCCATCGAGATACGTAAAATTGGACGTATTTTCCTGAAAGATGGTGTTGCCAATGTGGCTGAGGATGTAGTGGTGGACACGCCCATCGCACTCGTTCAGGTATCAGATCGTGACCAAGGTGAGAACGGCATTGTGACCTGCACAGTGGTGGGCGATGTGCCCTTCCAACTTAAGCCAGCCAGCGAGATGGAGGGCGAGCAGAACAAAAAGAAATACTTCCTCCATACATCAGCGCCATTGGACTATGAGGCCATGCAGGAATACAACGTGGTCATCGTGGCTGTGGACTCAGGAAGCCCTAGTCTGGCCAGTAATAACTCTCTGATGGTCAAAGTGGGCGACACAAATGACAACGCTCCCATCTTTAACCTCAATGTAGTCGAGGTGTCATTCCCAGAGAACAACGCTCCTGGCGAGAGGGTGACAACAGTGGCAGCCATTGATGCAGACAGTGCGAAGAACGCTGAACTATCCTATTCCCTCGACTCCTCTGTAAATGGGATTTTCTCTATTGATGCAGACAGTGGAGACATCCGAGTAAACACCATCTTGGATCGAGAGCAAACTGAGCGCTACGAATTTAAAGTGATAGCCAAAGATAAGGGCATAAACACCCTACAGGGTTCCGCAACAGTGGTCGTCCTTGTGGcagacaaaaatgacaatgaaccAAAGTTCATGCAAGATGTATTTACCTTCTATGTCAAAGAGAACCTCGAGCCAAACAGCCCAGTAGGCATGGTTACAGTCATTGATGTAGATAAAGGCCAAAATGCACAAATGAGTCTTTTtattgaggaggaggaagacatcttttccattgaaaatgacACTGGGACTATTTTCTCAACACTTTCCTTTGATAGGGAGCAGAAAACCACATACACATTCCGTGTGAAAGCAGTGGATGGAGGCGACCCGCCCAGGTCAGCCACTGCCACTGTGTCACTGTTTGTTATGGATGATAATGACAACGCACCGACTGTCACCTTCCCAATAAACAGCTCCTACACTCTTCTCCCACCCTCCAGCAACATCAGAACAGTAGTGAGGACAGTTATAGCCACCGACACAGACACTGGCATCAACGCAGACCTCAACTACAGCATTATTGGCGGGAACCCCTTCAAGCTGTTTGAGATTGATGGGGGCACTGGTGTCATTTCACTGGTGGGGAAGCTGGAGCAGAAGCACTATGGACTGCACCGGCTAGTGGTCCAGGTGAATGACAGTGGGCAACCTTCCCAGAGCACCACAACGCTTGTTCATGTCTATGTTAATGAGACTCTTTCCAATTCCACTGTGGTGGAGGCGCAGGTGACAAAGAGCCTGAGCACGTCTCTCAATACAAACATCGCCGGTGACCCCAATTACGACCTCAGCAAACAACGTCTGAGCATTGTCATTGGAGTCGTCTCAGGAATTATGACAGTCATTCTCATCATTCTGGTGGTTGTCATGGCCCGCTACTGCCGGCCCAAGAACAAGAATGGCTATGAGGCTGGCAAGAAGGACCACGAAGATTTCTTCACGCCGCAGCAGCACGACAAGTCCAAGAAGCCCAAGAAGGACAAGAAGAAACCGAAATCCAAACAGCCGCTCTACAGCAGCATCGTCACAGTAGAGGCCTCTAAACCCAATGGCCAGCGGTATGATGGCGTGAACGAGAAGCTGTCGGACAGCCCCGGCATGGGCCGCTACCGCTCGGTCAATGGAGGGCCTGGCAGCCCTGATCTGGCCCGACACTACAAGTCCAGCTCGCCGCTCCCCACCGTCCAGCTTCACCCGCAGTCTCCAACGGCTGGCAAAAAGCACCAGGCGGTTCAGGACCTTCCCCCGGCCAATACATTTGTTGGCACCGGAGATAACATTTCGCTGGGATCGGACCACTGCTCCGACTACAGCAGTCAGACCATCAACAAGTACAACAAACAG